From one Colletotrichum destructivum chromosome 3, complete sequence genomic stretch:
- a CDS encoding Putative Zinc finger, RING-type, E3 ubiquitin ligase RBR family, TRIAD — MNTIHQFGALVRFLFRFANLSFQAKMFCHGVDDGTLQPILQMQHEDLEEFQRMSKGKHRENEPPDFELAKDCYKSELASQAQLVADRCMSKSIARAIQTDSEVISALVAQEKQAQRDREAALGVSRGGVVGEDGTNDVEVVVGETPCLDDELLGKLKTFNESAGSTADEERDEDDTLMQPESSSWADSRAHSNQATSDGERKRRECICCLNQHDFTDVACCPCGHEYCRTCLEALVEMSLTDESLFPPRCCSKSIPIEDNRTFLPSKLIGQFRAKALEFLTPDRTYCHLATCSTLSPKSSSGTTSPPAPSNCGQDTATQSLLQLANKNGWQRCYGCRRFVELVTGCYHMTCRCGAQFCYLCGKKWKTCKCAHWNKERLFARANVIVNRDANIPVLQPQQLARRMEREVQNLLTGPSAQPRASARSATTTCPVSSWNACNVEFELVKGAGTIDLRN, encoded by the exons ATGAACACGATCCATCAGTTTGGGGCGCTCGTGAGGTTTTTGTTCCGCTTCGCTAACCTTAGCTTCCAGGCCAAGATGTTCTGTCACGGCGTGGACGACGGGACCCTGCAGCCAATCCTCCAGATGCAGCACGAGGATCTCGAGGAATTCCAAAGGATGAGCAAGGGAAAGCACCGAGAAAACGAACCGCCCGACTTTGAGCTTGCCAAAGACTGCTATAAGTCGGAGCTGGCATCCCAAGCCCAGCTCGTCGCGGACAGATGTATGTCTAAGAGCATCGCACGAGCCATCCAGACCGACAGTGAAGTCATCAGTGCTCTCGTAGCGCAAGAGAAGCAGGcgcagagagacagagaagcGGCTCTAGGTGTAAGCCGTGGGGgagtcgtcggcgaggatggcaCGAACGATGTAGAGGTTGTTGTAGGAGAGACGCCCTGCCTGGATGATGAGCTCTTGGGAAAGCTCAAGACATTCAACGAATCTGCAGGAAGCACTGCCGATGAAGAacgcgacgaagacgacacACTGATGCAACCAGAGTCATCCTCGTGGGCCGATTCACGAGCGCATTCCAACCAGGCCACAAGCGATGGCGAGAGAAAGCGAAGAGAGTGTATTTGCTGCTTGAACCAGCATGACTTTACTGACGTTGCATGCTGTCCGTGCGGCCACGAGTACTGCCGTACCTGCCTTGAGGCACTCGTCGAGATGTCTCTTACCGACGAGTCTCTATTCCCGCCCAGATGCTGCAGCAAATCGATCCCGATTGAGGACAACCGAACCTTCCTCCCATCGAAACTGATTGGGCAGTTTCGGGCCAAGGCGCTGGAGTTCTTGACGCCCGACAGAACATACTGTCATCTGGCGACCTGTTCAACCTTGTCCCCAAAGAGTTCATCAGGGACGACATCGCCACCTGCCCCAAGT AACTGTGGGCAGGACACGGCTACCCAAAGCCTGCTCCAACTCGCCAACAAGAACGGCTGGCAGCGATGCTATGGTTGTCGCCGATTCGTAGAGCTGGTCACCGGTTGCTACCACATGA CTTGTCGCTGCGGAGCTCAGTTTTGCTACCTTTGCGGTAAAAAATGGAAAACCTGCAAATGTGCCCATTGGAACAAGGAGAGGCTCTTCGCTCGCGCCAACGTCATCGTGAACCGCGACGCAAACATTCCAGTGCTGCAACCCCAGCAATTGGCCCGGCggatggagagggaggtGCAAAACCTCCTTACTGGGCCAAGCGCTCAGCCCCGGGCGAGTGCGAGGAGTGCCACGACTACATGCCCCGTTTCATCTTGGAATGCGTGCAATGTCGAATTCGAGCTTGTCAAAGGTGCAGGCACAATCGACTTGCGTAACTAA
- a CDS encoding Putative helicase, P-loop containing nucleoside triphosphate hydrolase, producing MADDGMILNFDMGSGPVKPHVKIQGGRWRERNKAQRIANKSEKGPSSPSEDAPLPQRYTPGSRKPQRDDRPGDDDASYERPAKRPRAEHPQANAYRTGKLPPGSISSGRPRDGPVTSKLFSYNPTPKTIFDEPGAEKVEEKVAEPSNAPLSDEAASFHALGISRRLALTLSGKIQLKAPTAIQAKVIPQLITEDSDAFVQAQTGSGKTLAYLLPIIQRILSVEGQIKRDSGLFAIVMAPTRELCRQIELVLAKVLPPYLVSTTVIGGESKHSEKSRLRKGVNILIATPGRLSDHLQHTKTLDVGTVRWLVLDEGDRLMEMGFEAELRTIVSKIREGPLAKSTANGVSLANLPQRRVTVLCSATMKMNVQKLGEISLEDAVHITTSEEEQVDGEEIKFEAPAQLKQNYLIVPAKLRLVTLIALLKSTFSRKGSVMKAIIFLSCADSVDYHFDLLRQPPGKDEKPTDNPSPTANTVAPSAYITSAANTNIVLHRLHGSLPQPVRTATLASYSKCTDPTVLITTDIASRGLDVPSVELVVEYDPAFSAADHVHRIGRTARAGRPGKAILFLMPGCEEGYIDLLKAKNASPPKPELYDTVLHKGLTTGMEFPVETDAKPQPAADRGFSTRAENLQLHLEQRLLLPSSTKLLDEARKAFRSHIRAYATHIKEERVYFDINELHLGHMAKAYGLREAPSGIGRGGHDSKKTAMKKKAAGRRGDNRPSGNAMEDIDTNGAEPSEMERKMKQKMRSVMNAASEFNLG from the coding sequence ATGGCGGACGATGGCATGATTCTCAATTTTGACATGGGCAGCGGCCCTGTCAAGCCCCACGTCAAGATCCAGGGCGGACGATGGCGCGAGAGGAACAAGGCGCAGAGGATCGCGAACAAGAGCGAGAAGGGACCTTCGTCCCCCTCTGAAGATGCCCCGCTGCCGCAAAGATACACACCCGGATCCAGAAAACCTCAGAGAGACGACCGCCCCGGAGACGATGACGCCTCGTATGAGCGCCCGGCCAAGCGGCCGAGAGCAGAGCACCCCCAGGCGAACGCCTACCGCACAGGCAAGCTGCCGCCTGGCAGCATCTCCAGCGGCAGACCAAGAGACGGCCCGGTCACCTCCAAACTCTTTTCTTACAACCCGACGCCCAAGACGATATTCGATGAGCCCGGTGCCGAGAAGGTTGAGGAAAAGGTGGCTGAACCCTCAAACGCGCCGCTTTCGGATGAAGCTGCTAGCTTCCACGCCCTCGGAATCTCAAGACGACTGGCCCTGACGCTGTCCGGCAAGATCCAGCTCaaggcgccgacggccatcCAGGCCAAGGTCATTCCTCAACTCATCACCGAAGATAGCGACGCCTTCGTGCAGGCCCAGACGGGTTCCGGAAAGACCCTCGCTTACCTTCTCCCCATCATCCAGCGGATTCTCTCGGTCGAGGGCCAGATCAAGAGAGACTCGGGCCTGTTCGCCATCGTTATGGCGCCAACCCGCGAACTTTGCCGACAGATCGAGCTTGTCCTCGCCAAGGTGCTTCCGCCGTACTTGGTCAGCACGACGGTCATTGGTGGTGAAAGCAAGCATTCCGAGAAGAGCCGTCTGCGGAAAGGTGTCAACATTCTCATCGCGACACCCGGTCGCCTCAGCGATCATCTTCAGCACACCAAGACTCTCGATGTCGGTACGGTGAGGTGGCTGGTGCTCGACGAAGGCGATCGCCTGATGGAGATGGGGTTCGAGGCTGAGCTGCGGACCATCGTCAGCAAGATCCGCGAGGGCCCCCTGGCAAAGTCGACGGCCAATGGCGTCTCGCTCGCCAATCTCCCCCAGCGCCGCGTCACCGTTCTCTGCTCAGCAACCATGAAGATGAACGTCCAGAAGCTCGGTGAGATCAGTCTGGAGGACGCCGTCCACATAACGACGTCGGAGGAGGAACAGGTCGACGGAGAGGAGATCAAGTTCGAAGCACCGGCGCAGCTGAAGCAGAACTACTTGATCGTACCCGCCAAGCTGCGACTGGTCACGCTCATCGCGCTGCTGAAATCAACATTTTCGCGCAAGGGCTCCGTGATGAAGGCCATCATCTTTTTGTCCTGTGCCGATTCCGTCGACTACCACTTCGACCTCCTGCGTCAACCGCCGGGCAAGGATGAGAAGCCGACCGACAACCCGTCACCGACCGCGAACaccgtggctccgtcagcATACATCACCTCAgccgccaacaccaacatcgTCCTACACAGACTGCACGGTTCTCTTCCCCAACCTGTGCGTACAGCGACACTGGCCTCATACAGCAAATGTACGGACCCGACGGTCCTCATCACGACAGATATCGCGTCGCGTGGTCTCGATGTGCCCTCCGTGGAGTTGGTCGTCGAGTACGACCCCGCCTTCAGCGCAGCAGACCACGTCCACCGCATCGGTCGTACGGCACGTGCTGGCCGGCCCGGTAAGGCCATCCTGTTCCTCATGCCTGGCTGTGAAGAAGGCTACATCGACCTCCTCAAAGCCAAGAAcgcctcccctcccaaaCCTGAGCTCTACGACACCGTGCTTCACAAGGGCCTCACGACGGGCATGGAATTCCCCGTTGAGACGGACGCAAAGCCCCAGCCCGCGGCCGATAGGGGCTTCAGCACCCGCGCCGAGAACCTCCAGCTTCATCTGGAACAACGCCTTCTCCTGCCATCGTCCAccaagctcctcgacgaggcgcgcAAGGCCTTCCGCTCGCACATCAGGGCGTACGCGACCCACATCAAGGAGGAACGCGTCTACTTTGACATCAACGAGCTGCATCTGGGTCACATGGCCAAGGCGTATGGACTGCGCGAGGCGCCGTCGGGCATTGGTCGCGGTGGCCACGAcagcaagaagacggccatgaagaagaaggcggccggcagGAGAGGCGACAACAGGCCCTCGGGCAACGCCATGGAGGACATTGATACCAACGGAGCTGAGCCGAGCGAGATGGAGAGAAAGATGAAGCAGAAGATGAGGTCTGTGATGAACGCAGCCAGCGAATTCAACCTGGGTTGA